The Pungitius pungitius chromosome 21, fPunPun2.1, whole genome shotgun sequence genome includes the window aaatatttaattgaCCGATATTTACTAAATATTAGTGCAGTCGATCCACTTGGGTTTTTATTCAAACCCGATTATAAATATACAGATGTAACCATATTCAACACAAGCTCCGGTGCGCATTTACGCACGGGAACAAGTTTTAAGTCCCTGACTGAATGAGATAAGTACAATAACATAAAGCTCAGCATGGCAGTTAGAGGGAGTATCGGGCCTCATTGATAGGGAGATCTCGGTCAATACGGACAGAAAAGAGGGGTGTGACCGTCCCAAAAGTTTTCAATGGGCTACCTGAAGCGCCGCGCATAAATACTCCTCCCTCTGAGGATGAGTTCAGTCCAAAGGGAGAGACACAGAAACGAGTTTAGGTATTGGGAATCTGCTCAGAGTGGATTATGAACGCTTTTGGACACCAACCATCGAACCAGCAGACCAGCCCTATTCAGCCCCACAGCGCGCAGGAGCTCCTGGACATGGCCGTGTACTGCGACAACTACGGGGTGTACCAACAgaacctccaccaccacccgcaGAGGCCGCCGACGCACCCCACCAGCTACGGCCTCGGAGAGTACACCTCCCCGTCCGCCAATCCGTACCTGTGGCTGAACGGACCCGGCATCAACTCCACTCCTTACCTCCCCGGGAACAACGGGACGTCCTACATTCAGTCGGGATACGGGTCGAATCAGAGGCAGTTCTTGCCGCCTCCCAGCGGGTTCGGCGGGGCAGATCTGGGGTGGCTGTCCATATCCAGCCAGCAGGAACTCTTCAAGATGGTCCGGCCGCCTTACTCATACTCGGCACTGATCGCGATGGCCATTCAGAACGCGCAGGACAAAAAGTTGACTCTCAGCCAGATCTATCAGTACGTCGCGGAAAACTTTCCGTTCTACAAGAAGAGCAAAGCTGGATGGCAGAATTCAATCCGCCACAACTTGTCACTGAACGACTGTTTTAAGAAGATGGCACGGGACGAGGATGACCCCGGTGAGTCACAATTATGCATTGTACGTGATAGATATGAACCTGCTCCATACTTGTAGAGTGTgacatgttaatgtttttttattgatacaactattgcatttcatttttttttaaatatagtgAGTTTAATAAAATTAGATCATTGACAGTGAAGTTCGATTTCAGAgattaacccccccctcccgaccaCCACCCATCCAGGTAAAGGAAACTACTGGACGCTGGACCCCAACTGCGAGAAGATGTTCGACAACGGGAACTTCAGGAGGAAGCGGAAAAGGAGAGCGGACATCTCCGCGGCCGACACCCCCGCTGCGCCCGTCAAGTCCGAGGACGGCCCGCACAAGGTCTCCGACACCGGCAGCCTCCTGAGTTCCTCCCCGCCCAGCCTGCACGGATCGCCGGCCTCCACGGAGCCCAAGTCGCCCCCGTCTCCGTCCGCGGAGCACAGCCCGTGTTACAGCAACTTCGTGTCCAGCGTGAACTCGCTGCTGGCGGGCAGCGAGGCCCCGCGGGCCGCGGCGGAGCGGGAGTACGGCTCCGGGTACCTCGGGGGACTGTCTCATACGAGAGAGGGCATGTCCGGACCGGGCTCCTACTCGCCCACTTTAATCGCTCCCCTGAACTCTGACAACAACAGAATGAACTATTACACCTCGGTGCAGAGCCTTAGCAACCATTTTAGCGTTAATAACCTGATGTACAGCCGGGAGGGGACCGAGGTGTAGTCTCATGCGTGTCCGTGCGCAGAAGCCATGCCTTCATATTTAGCCTACTCTTATTCATTATTAGTCATTTTGTGGTTTAGTAGGCCTCAGTAAAACTAGCACTGGAATTGACTTGTTATTTTACCCTTTACAACAACCCTTTCATTTTTGGAAGACATCTTTCAATGCGGAAACTATCTCTGATGTGGTTTGTCCATCCATTTGCGACAAGCATGCTTATTGTAGAAGAAATGTCAAATTCACGAATCAACCCACGGAAATCTATCCTTTAACTCTGgatatctttttgtttttatataccTGTCTtgaataagaagaagaatacaCCTATGTACAGAAATTATTTTCATAAGAAGATGTGACATGTATTTTAGACtgaattttgttttgtgttttattttaaaaacacgtcgatgtttgaataaaagtcatttattttaactcctgctttatttgtctttttacttATTCGAGTCAAAAAGAGGAAACGACATAAGAGAGATACAAGTCAAGGTCGCTTTGAGAAATCTACTTTAAACAGtcaaaaaaactacaaaactaCTTTCTTTATCTCATTCAGGGGGCTGGAGGTAATATcaggtattttctttttgtgattttacctttttaaaataactttccTGTTCTCCTTATTGAGTCAATTCATAGTCCTTTCATAATGACGGAACGGAAAGCTAACCATGCAACGTATGGGTAATTATATTCTAACAGATACAGATACGACAATGATGTTCATTTTGCCTCATAGAGCCTCAGCCAggcccaccacccccccaccccccctcacaaaAAATATTCAGATCAAGTTCTCAAGAATTTCCAACAAAGGGCTACAAAACGGTGAAGAAATCTGAAGTCAAGTGGCTGTGCGCAGtaaagtgtgtgagacagagacatTTTCCGCTTGTAACTTCCAATAGCCTTGTTTCATCAAGCAATCAGACCTTAAACTTACTTCCAAAAAGTTCAAAAGTTCAGCCTTCTGTCTGCGGCTGGATATGATCACTGGGCCTGTTTGATGTTAACCTGTTTGCTGAACATTGCACCTGTCTCCATCTATTCCCAAAACCCTTGTCACGCACAACGCTGCCTGTTCCGtgcaagtgtgtctgtgtgaatttgttggactctttttttctttcttatgttttgttgttgagaaCCACTTTCGGAAGAGCACCCGCTGAACAATTTGTCTAAAGAGTTCAATAATGcccttttgttgtgtttgtgccccAGGGGACACAACAAAAAGCCTATTGGGGAGAAAATATTAAGAACTCCACGCAGCGGAAATGTTCAAGTGATTTAACACCCCGCTCCGTTCTTATTTTCACAATAAGGATACGCACGGCATCAAAGTCTGTAAATAAAAGGAAACACCTCTTAATTGGTTGATAATTGAATTCACTCAGGCGCTCTGTGGTcgggaataaaagaaaaattaatTGACAAGACTTTTGTGCCCCTTGTTGGGAAACAATGGACGCTGGCAAATTGAAGAGATCCCCTCCTGGGCTCAAATGAAAATATTGCCATCTGAAGATCTGGGAACAAATTATCTCCCTCAGGCCACATTTTGCTCTATTTTCTGTGCAGCAGGGCCACGGATCAGACAAAGAAAATTTTTGTCACACAGCAACGGGTTCTCACACTAACAAGATTTCTGTTGAAATCCTCATCACATTGAGTGCATGGAGTTCCTCTCACATTGGGACACCTTTTGGTTATTCTTACTTTAGTTTCTTCATCCTTCAATTacactat containing:
- the foxi1 gene encoding forkhead box protein I1; the encoded protein is MNAFGHQPSNQQTSPIQPHSAQELLDMAVYCDNYGVYQQNLHHHPQRPPTHPTSYGLGEYTSPSANPYLWLNGPGINSTPYLPGNNGTSYIQSGYGSNQRQFLPPPSGFGGADLGWLSISSQQELFKMVRPPYSYSALIAMAIQNAQDKKLTLSQIYQYVAENFPFYKKSKAGWQNSIRHNLSLNDCFKKMARDEDDPGKGNYWTLDPNCEKMFDNGNFRRKRKRRADISAADTPAAPVKSEDGPHKVSDTGSLLSSSPPSLHGSPASTEPKSPPSPSAEHSPCYSNFVSSVNSLLAGSEAPRAAAEREYGSGYLGGLSHTREGMSGPGSYSPTLIAPLNSDNNRMNYYTSVQSLSNHFSVNNLMYSREGTEV